The Candidatus Omnitrophota bacterium genome includes the window TTTTGATACAGTGAAACTTCTTAACGAAGCAACTCTTGAAAAGAAAGATATCCTTTTTGAAGGAGCGCAAGGGACATTTTTGGATATTGATTTTGGAACGTATCCTTTTGTAACTTCTTCTTCGGCGATTTCCGGAGGGGCTTGTATAGGGACCGGTGTTCCTCCTGTAAAGATTGATAAAGTTATTGGTGTTGCAAAGGCTTATACTACAAGAGTAGGAGAAGGGCCTTTTCCTACTGAGTTTGTTTCTCCTTTTCAGGAATTTATCAGAAATAAGGGCCATGAATTCGGAGCGACTACCGGGCGCCCGCGCAGGTGCGGTTGGCTTGATAGCGTTATGTTAAAAGAAGCTGTTTTGTTAAATGGGATATCGGAGCTTGCAATAATGAAGATGGATATCCTTGAAGGCCTGAAAAGTATAAAGATCTGCACTGCCTATAAATATAAAGGTAAGCTGTTTAAGGATTTCCCTTATGATTTTGAGGCTTTGAAGAATGCCAAGCCTGTTTATAAAGATGTTCCGGGCTGGGATAAAACTGTAAATAAAACAATAAGTTACGGTAATTTAACTGCTAATGCTAAATCGTATCTTATGCGTATCAGTGACATGCTTAATACCAGGATTTCAATTGTTTCAGTTGGTTCTTCCCGCGAAGACACTATTTTCATCGGTAAAAACCAGCTGTAGATTTCTTATAAAATCTTTTCTTGACTACAGTTATAGCTTGTGTTATAGTAAATTTTCAAAGAAAAATGAGGAGGAAGTATGAACAATATTTTTAAAACAATAGTAGTAATTTTTATGGGTATTTCATTAGCCGGTTGCACCTTTATTTTCCAGACTGGCAGGCGTTCCGACGTAAAGAAAATTGAAGAACTTTCTTCAAAATTAAGCGAATTAGAGCAGGCGAAGAAGCTTCTTGAAGATAGGCTAAGCAGTGAAATTGGTGATCAGCAGGTTAAATTGCAGATGATGGAAAAAGGTTTGGTTATTACAGTTGTGGGAGACCTTGTGTTTGATTCAGGTAAGGCAAAGATAAGGCGTGAGGCCTATCCTATTATGGATAAAGTATCTGTTGTTTTGAAAGACAATGTTCCTCAGTATAACGTAGGTATAGAAGGGCACACAGATAATATTCCGATTAGATCTTCTGGTTGGAAAACGAATTGGGAGTTGTCAAGCGCCCGCGCTTTGAGCGTGCTGCATTACTTAGTAAATGAAAAAGGTATTTCTCCTGAACGCCTATCCGCAATTGGTTATGGGGAATTCCGCCCGGTTGCTTCAAATGACACAAAAGAAGGGCGTCAAGCGAATCGCAGGGTTGAGATTGTTATTTTGCCTCAACTTACAAAAGTTAAAGATAATAAGCCAGTCCAGGAACAACCTGTAATGGCTGAGCCTCAGGAAAATCTTAAATAGCGCTGGAGGTTTTTAATGGATGAGAATGCCAAGAATAAGGTTATTATTATCCTCAGTGTTTTAACAGTAATATTTTTTCTTGGGAGTATTAGTTCTTGCAGTAGTTCTTTTCGTAATAAGTCAGAGCGTGACAAAGAGATGGCTAAAAGGCTTGATTCGGAAGAAAAGCTGAACAAGTTTAACCAAGAGAGAATAACATTTTCGGATCAGATTAAGTCAAAAGATAAAGAACTTGAAGAAGAAAAAGCCGCAACGCAGGCAATGAAGAAAGCTTTGGTGCAGGAACAACTAGTCAATGAAAGTTTAAAAGAAGAACTTGAAAAAGTCACTAAAGTTAAAGAAGCCTTGGAAGAAGACCTTAAAGATGCTTTAACCGCGAAAAAAACAACTAAGCCTAAGAAATAATAAATAATGTAATTAGTTATTTTATTATGATGATGAAACGGTAGAGAAGCCAATGTTCAAATAAAGGGGAGTTTATCCCCTTTTTTATTAAATAAACAGAATAAGGTTTAGAGTTTCGAGGGAGGTGTTTTATGGCAATCTTACGCAAAATAAAAGAAAAATTGAGCGCGATAACAAAAAAAAGCGTTAAGAAACAAAAGGAAGTTGTTGGTAAGGTTACAAAAAAAACACCCGTTTCCGAAATGAAAAAAGAAATTTTTGGTGAGCATGTTACTGCTGTTGAGCAGTCAAAATATTCGCATCCAGAGAGCCATCGTGCAAGAAGGCCTATGCCTCAAGATCTTCCTTATCAATACGGTAAGGATAGAATTGTCTTAATGGTGCGTGATCCTTGGTGGTTGCACACCTATTGGGAGGTAACTGGCCCCACCTATGACCGCTTAAAAAACGATTTAAAGGATGATTTTTATAAAGCAAAAAGATTATTAAGAGTTTATGATGTAACCAATATTATTTTTAACGGATCAAACGCGCATAGGCATTTTGATGTTTATGTAAGCGAACAAACTACTAATTGGTATATTGATACTGCCGGGCCGGGCCGTTCTTGGTGCGTAGATTACGGGTTGTTGCTTCCCGATGGCAGGTTTATTACTATTGTCCGGTCTAATACAGTTGGTACTCCTATTGATGGGCCTTCATGGATAACAGATGAAGAATGGATGATCCCTGAAGAGATGTTCGCCCGGCTTTATGGTATGGGTTTTGGTTTGGGCCAGAGCTCACCGGTTGGTAAGGCTTGGCAGGAAAGAGTTAAGCAGGCTTTGTTTTCCGGAGTCCTGGCTTCACCTGGGATGGCTTCTATGGCAAGCCCCGTAAAGAAAGGTGAGAAAGAAAGAAAATTCTGGTTCGTTTTAGATTGTGAATTAATTGTATATGGCGCAACTGAGCCGGATGCGAAAGTTACTGTTCAGGGCAAAGAAATTAAATTACGGCCAGATGGCTCATTTACTTTAAGATATGCATTGCCAGATGGGAAGCAGGTTATTCCTGTTAAAGCGGTTTCTTCAGATGAGGTAGAAGAGCGTACGATCACGCCGATTGTTTCCAGAGAAACTAAATCAACAAATTTAGCCAAAGAATTCAGCAAAGAAATATAGGGGTTTATTCGTTAATAATTAACTTACACCCCGCGCTTATGCGGTGTTGCGCGG containing:
- a CDS encoding adenylosuccinate synthase — protein: GGSNAGHTVVVKGNEYIFHLIPSGILHKGKICCIVNGVVVDPEMLDKEIKSLSQWGINIDGRLKISPLAHVILPYHRVLDKLRETKRANKIGTTGKGIGPCYADKINRCGIRMVDLLNKEVFKEKLNDNLKEKNEIFKKVYNHPGFSFGEIYKEYLDFGKLFEKYIFDTVKLLNEATLEKKDILFEGAQGTFLDIDFGTYPFVTSSSAISGGACIGTGVPPVKIDKVIGVAKAYTTRVGEGPFPTEFVSPFQEFIRNKGHEFGATTGRPRRCGWLDSVMLKEAVLLNGISELAIMKMDILEGLKSIKICTAYKYKGKLFKDFPYDFEALKNAKPVYKDVPGWDKTVNKTISYGNLTANAKSYLMRISDMLNTRISIVSVGSSREDTIFIGKNQL
- a CDS encoding OmpA family protein translates to MNNIFKTIVVIFMGISLAGCTFIFQTGRRSDVKKIEELSSKLSELEQAKKLLEDRLSSEIGDQQVKLQMMEKGLVITVVGDLVFDSGKAKIRREAYPIMDKVSVVLKDNVPQYNVGIEGHTDNIPIRSSGWKTNWELSSARALSVLHYLVNEKGISPERLSAIGYGEFRPVASNDTKEGRQANRRVEIVILPQLTKVKDNKPVQEQPVMAEPQENLK
- a CDS encoding DUF4912 domain-containing protein, yielding MAILRKIKEKLSAITKKSVKKQKEVVGKVTKKTPVSEMKKEIFGEHVTAVEQSKYSHPESHRARRPMPQDLPYQYGKDRIVLMVRDPWWLHTYWEVTGPTYDRLKNDLKDDFYKAKRLLRVYDVTNIIFNGSNAHRHFDVYVSEQTTNWYIDTAGPGRSWCVDYGLLLPDGRFITIVRSNTVGTPIDGPSWITDEEWMIPEEMFARLYGMGFGLGQSSPVGKAWQERVKQALFSGVLASPGMASMASPVKKGEKERKFWFVLDCELIVYGATEPDAKVTVQGKEIKLRPDGSFTLRYALPDGKQVIPVKAVSSDEVEERTITPIVSRETKSTNLAKEFSKEI